In Lolium perenne isolate Kyuss_39 chromosome 5, Kyuss_2.0, whole genome shotgun sequence, the sequence TGTTCCATTTACAGGGGAACCCATAAGCCAAATTTATGCGGAATTATTCACAAATCCAAagttgagcaaaacatgatatacAGAGTATAATTTTCTAATTTTGTGAAACCATAAATTAGCAACTCCGATATATTTTTAATAATATATGGCTATATTCATTAAtcaatactacctctgtcccaaagCTTAAGACTTTTtaaaaaagtcaaaccaagtaaggtTAGACGAAACTTTTAAAAGAATCATATGAGTAAATATGATATTTCGTAAAtaccatataaaaatatattcattatctatttaatgatattggaTTTATATTTTACATGTTAATTATTATTGCTAAATACTTAGTCAAATTTGACATAGATTTGACtttttaaaaataatataagccttaacctttgggatggaggtagtatagaGGTTGGGTTATATTCATTTTGTAAAAGAATAAACGTAACTCTAATATAttactcactccgattcatattactcacCACTAAAATAGATGTATCTACAATTAAAATATATTTAGATACATTTATATTAGTGTCAAGTAAaatatgaatcggaggaagtGTTGCTTTTCACTTATCATGTATTTCttgctagtttttttttttgagaacacagtacaataCAAACACCCATATGAACGCACGCAcaacctacccctatgagcacctcccatGCCAAatctaggacttgaacctgggtgggctggttccaccacaagggacctaaccaccagagccaagctctgtttgcGTATTTCTTGCTAGTTATTACTACATTAAAACAAACGCTAAACCGTCACGTTGGATTTATAAAACTCTCTTCATTCAAACAATAACAAGTGTGTATCTTGATTTTTAACATATAACAATTGTGTTTTGTAGAGACACGGCTACATCACTGATCATTAGACAGGTTTGTTAGGGTTTCCTCTCCTAGAGAACAAAATAACGCGGGCGAAAGGCCTCCTCTCCCAATCAAGTGGAAGCCCAATCGCCACTCTTAAGCACGGGAAGGTGCCTTTTGGATTTTTGCAGCAGATTTCGCAGACCCCTCACGCGTCTCTTGTCACTGGCCGCTTGCCCAGACCGCGTCACGCAAAACTATAAAACAGCACATAACACACCACACTCACTCAAATACTCCAGCTCAACCCCAAGCTCCTCACACTCCACAGTCCACCGTACTAAGCTCAGCAAGCACCGACCATCCTCATCAAACCATGGACATGACTGGCTCCGAGAAATGGAGATCCCCTTCCTTGTCGTCATCCTCTCAGGAGCAAGGGGTACCGGTGTGGGTGACCCCGCCGAAACGCCCCGCGGGGAGGACCAAGTTCAAGGAGACGCGCCACCCGGTGTACCGCGGCGTGCGGCGTCGCGGCAACGCCGGCCGATGGGTGTGCGAGGTGCGCGTCCCCGGCCAGCGCGGCGAGCGGCTCTGGCTCGGGACCTACCTCACCGCCGAGTCCGCCGCGCGCGCCCACGATGCCGCCATGCTCGGCCTGCTCGGCCACTCCGCCTCCTCCACATGCCTCAACTTCGCGGACTCCGCGTGGCTCCTCGACTTGCCTCCCACGCTCTCCGACCTCGCGCATGTCCGGCGTGCGGCTCTTGCCGCCGTCGCGGGCTTTCTGCGCCAGGAGGCCGACAGCGGCGCTGCTACCGTCAGAGCAGACGAGGCCGCCTACAGCGCGTCCGTGCCGTCTTCTGTGGACAATGCCGGCGGCTTGTCGGCGACTTCGCATCCTTATGCCGATGGGATTTTCGAGCTGCCGTCCGCGCTGAACAGCGACATGTTCGAGCTGGACATGTCCGGGGAAATGGACCTGGGCACGTACTACGCGGGCCTCGCGGAGGGACTGCTGCTTGACCCGCCACCGCCGGAGCACACCAGCGCGTGCTGGGACACCGGAGATGGTGGAGCTGACTCCGCGCTCTGGAGCTACTGAAATACTGCTGCTTTGACTCTATGATTGGAACAAAACACTTGGAGCAGTTCCAAGGCAGCATAATAAAATTTGTGGAACTTAAACGCATCAAATCATATGACATACATGCAAGCAGATGCAGTTCTAAGCATCACACAGGAGCAAGAAAATGACGCATGAGTTGATGGGATGAATAGTGAACTAGTGGCGGTGATCCCGGACAGACAGCAAGCGAGAGGATTCCAAAAGAAAGGGTACTATCACTTTATGTGTGGTGACTATAACTGGCAACCACACGAGAAAGATCAACGCCTGTTAATCAGACAGAGGTGGTCCAAGTACGCTAATTCAGAAGATGTGGCTTAGGCCCATCCAGTCTACTGGATCCTTGGGATCTTTTCAGGATTTCATGTCGAAATCATCGTGGCCACGCGAGCTGACGCAGCGATTCAGTCGACCTCCGCACGTCCCGCTTCCTATATCGCGTGGCCACGAGGCGACATGGCCAGAGCTGATGTGTCACGTACCTTTTCCTTTCTGGAAGATGACATGTCAACTTATACACTTTCAGATCTAGTGTGCCTGTGGTCCCCAAATAGGCGCCAGCATGAGCGTCGGCACTGCCGTATGGGGGTCGCCGGcagagcatcctctatttggggaggctgctcccacaccggcgctcCTCTAGTGTAGCCCCAataaaaatttaaatttaaaatgacaTTTAAAAACCGAATTTAAAcgaaattcatacgaaatttatacaaaAGTACGTCGAATTGATACAAAACGAAATTCAAACGACGTTTAAAAACCGAATTtaaaaacttaaacttaatcctaatctactggccgtcggttggggcgcgcgacgggcCAGCCTCGTCGTCGTTCTTTGCCTTTACCGCCTGCGTCCGTGCCCGCCTCTCGGCCCTTGCTTCGCGCATCTAGTGGTGGAGCATGGCGGCTGGCGTCGCatgagcttgccggcggcgccgTCCCCTTGCTTCCAGCGTTTGCTGAGAAGGCTCGTTCTCAGTGCACCTCGCTTGCTCGCGGGCGAACGCGTCGTAGTGGCAATGCACGTTGAGGGAggcgagcttctgtcgctccgcctccatcaggaggcgtcccgcctcctccgtggccgctcgctggcgcgagatCTCGAGGGCGTGCTCGAGATTAGCGTCGTTGATGAACTCCCGCTCATCCTCCTTCAACCTCTGGAACCGCTGCGCGTTCAACGACGtcaggatcgccgcctgctccgggtcgggGAGTGCCTGCGGCTGCTCACCCCACTTTGCCGCTTCCTCCGCCGCCTCAGCTTCTGCATCTGCGAAGTAGGCCTCGCGCCACGCCGCGAACCTTGGGTCTACGTCGTTATCGGAGCTGTTGCCCGCGTCGGGCTCCGGctgcgggcggcggcggtggtggtggcagcGCACGGCCGTTGAGGCCCAGCATTGAGTATGTCGTCTTCAGACGGCGCAGGATTTTGAGGTGGAGGGGAGAGAAtggcgcggcggcggtggtggagatgagaggatagcaccgcggtCGTGTCCTatcgctgacaaggcgccccaacccacgaaaaccgtcgttccgcgaggtgccggcgcgcccgattcacgCCCTTGGCCAAgaggccggcacggggttgctggcgattctattgggctcaaaAACTAGCCGGCGCAgtttggagcgcaccggtgcgagcctGAAAACCACACCAGCCCCAAAACACTGTCGGGGCCGCTATCaaggccgccggtggagatgctcttagtacttTTATTTGGTCATCTTCTGTTATTGCTTGTGATATTTCACCGTCTCAATCAAAGCTGTAGACATAGGAACACACCAAGTTAATGCAACAACTTCATTGGGCACCACGCGACAAACTCGTCATGTGTAATTTTATCCGCTATACCCATCCATGGAGTTACCATTCCTCGTCGTCCTTGCACCACCATGATACGCCGTGTGACTGCTGCCGCTAGACACAAAAAGTTCAAGGGGACACGGTATCCACTATCCAGTGTACCGGCCGCGACGTGTGAACCTAGGCATTTAAGGACGAAGGACTTGTTGTCAATCCAAGTTCGAGCCTCTCTGCTCACATTCTTCATTTGACACACGCTGTGCTCATTTAGGGCCAGCGAATCATTTTCCTCAAGCGTCCTTTATGCCCTTGTTTGTTCGATTAATACTATTCAAATACATTGAAGTGAACTGGGGAGAATTTTGACTTAGATGAGATTTAATCCTCCTCAAAGCCAATCCCCTCTGGAACCTGTGAAACCAACCAAGGCCTTGTTGATGTACCGTGGCCACGACATCAACCAAGGTACGTGTGTCTGGCGCGAGCGGCTCTGGTTAAACACACATCACTTCGAGCCTCCGCACGTTTGCAAGACGCCACCATGTTTGTGTTGCAGGCTATTCCGCCTTTTCCATGTGCCACGTGGCTTCTCGTTGCGATGTTCGACCTTGACCATACCCGGCGCAGGGCATACAAGGATGCGGCGAACTTCAAAAGTTTTTTTTGAaacagaggcaaaagctttgccccatcCATTCATTAAGCAGAAGGTGTCcgatttttaggagaaaaccggacGAAAACTACCAACAACACAACAGTGCCAAGGCACACCCACAACCACCCACACTCCCGCGAGGGACACACCTAGCCATCCTGGCTACCAACAAAAGCTACACAAGAAGCTCAAATTggcctatgccaaacagatggCCCTTCAAGGAGAGACCGGCAGCTCCGATTCTGAAGACGAGCCCCGGAGAGGAGATGTAATGTcctaggtttagagacgatcgaagggtagaatttagaaagggatgtgcattgcatcgtaaaatctcTGGAAACTTCGCGCTTTTAAAGAAAAACTGCATCTtaggggggacaagtttctctctcgacaccttacagggttagggtttcgagagtgcgataaatttGGACCTCAACTAACTtaattagggttttcgagaagagaggggaacatGGCATctcaatttaagttgcatgattgaattcaaataagttatgtttgaatttcaaaattcaaacatcaatTGAATATATCATAATTCAAATTGAGATAATTTATTAAACAAAtagataatcaagtatataaaatAGTACATCAAatatataaagctcattaaggaaaacttgagctttattgattatcacacaatttacactgtcaattacaatattccaAATGGATTATGAATATTACAATACATTACAAGAATTTAATAAATGgaagaaaatagaaaaggaaaaaattACAAAGAATAGCAAATTGCTTCACTACACTAAATCTTCATCTTGTAGTTCTTGATCAATCTTTTGAAGGAGAGATCTTTGAGCATCTCTTCAAACCTGCAAACATCAACAGAGAAACAAATGAagcattaagccaagtggcaatgccacttggtagGTTAGTAAACAAAGGGAATTGAGAGGATATTAtcaaagatcagccgagctgatccattcatagcccaagtcccaagccacacacacacaggcagctcacactgcatgtgtgcatgcacaCCAGCACACACCCAGCCAgaggagtcaccaaagtgaccagacaCTGTTGTCGACCAAGGAAGCAAGGAACTGGATGATATAAAACTTTTCCACATCCAGAAACCCTAGCAGCTCATCGACAGATCTCCaaagggtaagaacaccaagaacaacaagaacaggaagaacagccagagctgttcaacctcTCCTAAAAACCACCAGAATCAAATCAAGCATCACAagccagcaggaggagcagggcaagattCACACATcaaccagaagcaaaccctctacaccaacacactttctaggagctggagtgaggtatacacatagGAACATGAGCAAACcattgttttgctcataaataagcatatgcatttATCACAGAAGCCAAAATGGGTAGAATACCatatttgtatcatcatctggctactagccatttggtgcaagcaaatatgggagaagccaataggaaatcatccaagggaacactggttatgccaaaccagtggcataaccaaggaaatccagcatggatatgATCCTATCTAGCCAGCCAAAGTCACCTAGCACCTATAACTagttacaccatcagacagatagacaatatagtgtctattcatgttgtcaacatcaaaagccactgtAAATCCAACCAAggatcaaccagatagcatgTGAGAGCCACAACAAAGCCACagagggggagctacccttgGACAGCATCAAGgagctgtcagggccacctcaaaccCACAGACCAACACACTAAGTCACTACATCATCACCCAATAGTGTTCAGAagtgagctagggttcccaaccagtggttggcatccatctaccTTCAATTATTCAGTTAATAGGATCATCACTGCCAAGCAGTTCACCTCATTTATCTATTGAATCAAGCTacactacacagataaatgagatGCATAATTAAACAGTGCACCAGACCCTTGCAAATGATCTAGataatcactgcaagcaacagcaggtgCTGGGGTAAGCAAGAGCATGCACCAGCACAGGCTTGAGTGCCACACAGGCCAAGGAAGAGCATCAGAGGAACACAGGCCATATGACAACAGAAAAtcaccaagcaactgatgatcatgtgatcatcagggCCTGACAGACCATGCAAGTACATGCTAGAGCCAACCTAGCACCAATCCATGAGTCATATAACTTACATAGCCACAATTcatcaacagttgcttcacagataatcaaaaaaatgatttataattgtatccagaagcacatcaaatatatgatgtaccactggatcaagctagATATGAATAACACACATCACTGACCTTGCTCAAGCAATGATTACTCAAGTAATCAAACCAAGGATACATATATTGATGGCACACACATATAAATAAGCCATAGCAACAACCAGAGCCAGCAAGAAAGCAATTGAAGAAATTATAGCATGACCAGAAGCATAACAGAAGCAACTTAGCAGTCCatgagcattacaagatgctcatAAGCAAATACACATGAGTTACAAT encodes:
- the LOC127302497 gene encoding dehydration-responsive element-binding protein 1H, which gives rise to MDMTGSEKWRSPSLSSSSQEQGVPVWVTPPKRPAGRTKFKETRHPVYRGVRRRGNAGRWVCEVRVPGQRGERLWLGTYLTAESAARAHDAAMLGLLGHSASSTCLNFADSAWLLDLPPTLSDLAHVRRAALAAVAGFLRQEADSGAATVRADEAAYSASVPSSVDNAGGLSATSHPYADGIFELPSALNSDMFELDMSGEMDLGTYYAGLAEGLLLDPPPPEHTSACWDTGDGGADSALWSY